The window TCGCCCACGAGGTCACGCATGGGCGAGGTGGCCCGGGCCAGGCGACTGGAGATCTCCCGACGAGCCCTCGGCACGGCCTCCGGCGCCCCATCGACACTCAGCGCCATCAGAACTTCACCATCAGACATCGGGCCATCGCCGGACGCCCCGCCGGCACCCGAATTCCGCTCGATCTGGGGGCCGTCGGCATTGCCGTTGCTGTCGATCACGCGCGTCCCCAGCTTGGCGGGCCCGCCGAAGGAGGGGCGATCGTGTCCATCCAGTGCGCCTCCGAAGGCCATTGACGGCAATGTCGGCCGTGCGCTGCCTTGCGTACCCCCGCAGCGCGGCGACGAATCACCATGCCCCAAAACATGACAGGCAGTCCGATCCCCGGACAGGAAGCTAGCTTCCCCTTTTTCGGACCTCAGCGACCGACCGGCCCGCCGGACAACCCCTCCGTCGATCCGGCTGGCGGCCCGCGACGGTCAGGACGCGACGGCGGTCAGGACGCGACGACGACGTCGCGGCGCAGGGCGAGCCTGGCGCTGGACGGCCCCACCAGCAGCGTGAACGTGCCCGGCTCGGTCGACCAGCCGCCCGCCCCGCCGCCGTCGCCGCCGAGGGCGGGCCGCCAGTGCTGGAAGGCGCGCGGGGCGATCTCGACCGAGACGGTGGCCCGCTGGCCGGGAGCCACGTCGGCTGTGGCGAAGCCGACCAGCCAGAGCGCGGGCCGCTCGACGGCCGAGTCCCCGCGGCTCAGGTATGCCTGGACGACCGTGCGGCCGGGGCGGTCACCGCTGTTGCGCACGGTGACCTGGACGCGCAGGGGCTCGTCGGGGGCGAGGACCGCTGGGGCGTCTAGCGACTCGTACGCCCAGGTCGTGTAGCCGAGGCCGTGGCCGAACGGGTAGGCAGGCGCGGGCGGCGACGCGGCGAGGCCGGAGCCCACCGGGGCCGCCGGCCCGTCGGCTGCCGCCGCCGTGGCACGCCGCGACCAGCCCCGGTAACCGACATGGATGCCCTCGGTGTAGTCGAGGGCCCCGTCGACCGGAGTGACCGACCAGACCGGGCAGTCCTCGGCCCTCGCCGGCCAGGTCGTCGGCAGCCTGCCGCCGGGCTCCGCGCGGCCGAGGAGCACGTCGGCGAGCGCCGCGCCGAACTCCTGCCCGGGGAACCACGACAGCAGCACGGCCGGCACCAGCTCCCGCCAGGGCAGGAGCACCGGCGCGCCCGCGTTGACGACCACGACGGTGCGAGGGTTGACGGCGGCCACCCGGCGCACCAGCTCGTCCTGTTCCGCCGGGAGGTCCAGGCCCCCGCGGTCGACACCCTCGCTCTCGACCCGGTCGCTGGTGCCGACGACGACGACCGCCACGTCCGCCGACGCGGCCAGCTCCACGGCGGTCTCCAGCTCCCGCGGGCCGGTCGGCGACGGCTCCTCGCCCAGCAACGCGAACGAGGCGACCGGCATCCCGGCCGGCGGGTCGTGGCGCAACGTGACCAGCACTTCCGTGCCCGCCGTCAGGTCCACGCCGCCCCACCAGACCGGCGGGCGCAGGAACGCGGCGACGATGTCCCCGTCGGGCGGCTCGAGCGTGTCGTCGTAGAGCACGGTCTCCACGCCCGCGGCCACGCTCACGTCGGTGCCGGTGCCGGTGCCGGTGGCGCCGGCGGAGGCTGGGTGGGCGCGCAGCGAGAACCGGCCCATGCCCGCGAAGCCGAGCGGGTGCCGGCCACTCGCTCGCGCGGTCAGCAGCGCCGTCACCTCCACCCTGGCGGAGCGGGCGAGCACCGGGTCGTCCATGAACATCAGTCGGCCGGACAGCCGCCGCTCGCCGAGCAGCACGTTCCCGTCCGCGTCGAAGAAGCGGACCCGTACCCCCGGCTCGCCCGACTCCGGGTCGCGCGCGTTCGCGGTGGACAGCGGCGCGGGCCAGGGCTCGGCGCGCACGCCGGTCGCGGTGACGACCTCGACGCCGTCGCCGAGCGCGGCGCGCAGCCCGTCCGCCGGGCCGACCAGGTGCGGCGGGAAGACGGTCGCGCTGCCGCCGCCCTGACCGCGCGGAAGCGTGGCGTTCGGCCCGACCACGGCGATCCGGCGGATCCCGCCGGGCGTGCCGGCGCCCGGCAGCGGGAGCAGCCCGTCCTCGTTGCGCAGCAGGACCATCCCGCCCGCGGCCGCCCGCCGCAGCAGGTCCCGCGCGTGCGGCCCCGCCGGGTCGGCCCCCGCGTCCCTGGCCCCCGCGTCCTTGGCCCCGGTGTCGTCGGCCCCGGTGTCGTCGGCTGGACCGGGTCCGGCCGGGTC of the Pseudofrankia saprophytica genome contains:
- a CDS encoding beta-glucosidase family protein; the encoded protein is MAGVGAADSAGALEKQVTEALSRLDLEARVRLLTGASFWRTWPSPEAGLRTMVLSDGPAGVRGERCDEREPSANLPCPSALAATWDEPLLGAVGRLLAAQARAKGVDVVLGPTVNLHRSPLGGRHFECLSEDPLLTARVGGALVRGIQAGGVAATVKHYVANESETDRFTVDVRVDERALREVYLAPFETLVREAGAWAVMAAYNSVAGATMTENALLRGPLKDEWGFDGLVVSDWIATRSTVPAALAGLDLVMPGPWGPWGPALVGAVRDGSVPAEVVEDKARRLLRLAARVGALTDPAGPGPADDTGADDTGAKDAGARDAGADPAGPHARDLLRRAAAGGMVLLRNEDGLLPLPGAGTPGGIRRIAVVGPNATLPRGQGGGSATVFPPHLVGPADGLRAALGDGVEVVTATGVRAEPWPAPLSTANARDPESGEPGVRVRFFDADGNVLLGERRLSGRLMFMDDPVLARSARVEVTALLTARASGRHPLGFAGMGRFSLRAHPASAGATGTGTGTDVSVAAGVETVLYDDTLEPPDGDIVAAFLRPPVWWGGVDLTAGTEVLVTLRHDPPAGMPVASFALLGEEPSPTGPRELETAVELAASADVAVVVVGTSDRVESEGVDRGGLDLPAEQDELVRRVAAVNPRTVVVVNAGAPVLLPWRELVPAVLLSWFPGQEFGAALADVLLGRAEPGGRLPTTWPARAEDCPVWSVTPVDGALDYTEGIHVGYRGWSRRATAAAADGPAAPVGSGLAASPPAPAYPFGHGLGYTTWAYESLDAPAVLAPDEPLRVQVTVRNSGDRPGRTVVQAYLSRGDSAVERPALWLVGFATADVAPGQRATVSVEIAPRAFQHWRPALGGDGGGAGGWSTEPGTFTLLVGPSSARLALRRDVVVAS